TCCGATTATTAATAATGAACAAATGGGCAATTTGGCTAAATCTTCATACTTATTTTTCCCTTGGATGGGTGAAGCGTTAATTTCTTGTTACTTAATTCGTTTTTTATCAAAGCAAAGGGGGATTAAAAAGGGAGTCCTTTTAGGGAGTAGTCTAGGTTTTTTATTAATTTTTATTGTAATAATTGTAGATATAGCTGTGCTGGGTGAAAAAATCATGACTATTGCCACATATCCTACCCTTTTAATGGTTCAGGAAATTAATATTACAGACTTCTTAGATCGTTTAGATTTAATTCTTGTAACGATTTGGATGCCAACATTGTTTAGTAAACTAGCTCTTGCCTTATATTGTATTGTTCATTCTTTATTCCCATTAAAGGATGAAGGAACTAAATTAATAATGACACCTGTAAGCTTATTCTTAGGTATTTTAGCTATAATCCTTTTTGAATCCAATACCATGCATTTAGAGTTTACTTTTCAAACATGGACGGTTATAGGTTTGTTATTGGAAATCTTACTGATTGGATTACTTATTGTTAGTAGGATTAGAAAAAAGATAGGAAATAAAAAATCTGATACAGAGTATTAGTAGTAAGAAGGCTGCTTCAAATGGAGAGATTTATGCTAATGCTAATGGAATAAAAAGGCTTTTCTATACAAAAGGAAAAGTCTTTTTATAATCTGATTTTTTAAAAAATTATACAATTCGAACAATGAATAAGATAAAAATTCACATTTCCTACAATGACATTTACACTTAAAAATATTAATATGTTAAGTAATATAACAATTAATGTTACATATTATAACATTAAGGTTTGAGGGAGGGCTTTGAGTGGAGAGTGGCGGTGTAGGTGGTTTTAAACTTTTTTCGTTAGGTCTACAGCATGTACTGGCTATGTATGCTGGAGCTATTTTAGTTCCGTTAATTGTAGGAAGGGCATTAAATTTATCGTCTGAACAATTAGCGTATTTAGTTGCGATAGACTTGCTTACATGTGGGATAGCAACGTTGCTACAAGCTTGGAAAAATAGGTATTTTGGAATTGGTTTACCAGTTGTGCTGGGGAGCTCCTTCGTTGCTGTCACACCAATGATTGCGATTGGCTCTCAATATGGTGTTTCTGCTATTTATGGCTCGATTATAGCGGGTGGTTTGTTTATCTTACTATTTGCCTCGTTTTTTGGGAAGTTAATTAAATTATTTCCTCCGGTTGTAACGGGTAGTGTTGTTACAATAATTGGTCTTTCATTAGTACCAACAGGAATTCGAAATATGGCAGGAGGTAATGGGAGTCCTGATTTTGGTAGCTCGACTAATTTGTTATTATCCTTCGGAGTTTTAGCATTGATTTTGTTTTTAAATCGCTTTCTGAAAGGCTTTGCTCAAGCGTTATCTGTATTGATAGGGATCGTTGCTGGAACTCTCGTTGCGTCAATGCTGGGGAAAGTTGATTTTACAGATGTTGCAGAAGCCTCGTGGTTGCACCTTCCTGAGTTGTTCTATTTTGGAGCTCCATCGTTTGAGGTTGGACCGATTTTAACCATGATGATCGTATGTTTAGTGATTGTTATTGAATCAACTGGTGTATTTCTGGCTCTAAGTAAAATTTGTGACCAAGAATTAAAAGAAAAGGATTTTGTAAGAGGTTATCGTGCTGAAGGATTGGCAATTACGTTAGGTGGACTTTTTAATGCATTTCCATACAATACATTTGCTCAAAATGTAGGTCTTGTTCAATTGTCAAAGGTAAAAACGAAAAATGTAGTGGTGGCTGCTGGGATGATCTTAATAGGGTTAGGGCTTGTTCCAAAAATTGCTGCCATTGCAACCATAATTCCTTCTCCTGTATTAGGAGGCGCTACGGTTGTCATGTTTGGGATGGTGATTTCATCAGGTATCAAAATGCTGGGTGCTGTTGATTTTAGTGATCAGCATAATATGCTTGTTATCGCATGCTCCCTTTCATTAGGATTAGGGGCAACTGTAGTACCAGATCTATTTGCAGGATTACCTCAAGCTTTACGCATCATAGTAAGTGACGGGATCATTACTGGAAGTTTAACGGCAATCTTATTGAATTTGTTTTTTGTGGTTCGTAAGAAAAGTAACACTGTACCGATTGATGATAACAAATCAATTGCTTAACTAAGAAGGAGGTGACGGAAGGTGGTTTCGATAAAACAACTCAATAATGTTAGTCATTCTAATTTTATTGATATGTTAAAGGATATCTTTGAACATTCTCCTTGGATTCCTGAACGAACATGGGATTGTAGGCCTTTTTCTACAGTAGAAGACTTACATGGAAAAATGATTGGTAGAGTAAATGAAGCATCTGATGAAGAAAAGCTCCGGTTGATCCATGCGCATCCTAATTTAGGGACACGACTTGCGATGAGTAATTCTTCAGTGCAAGAACAGACTAACGCTGGGTTAAGTGAGCTCACAGCAGAAGAATATGAACATTTTTCTTTGTTAAACAAGCGGTACATGGAGAAGTTTGGATTTCCGTTTATTATGGCGGTAAAAGGACGAACTAAAGATGAAATATATTCCTTTATGGAAAAAAGAATATCACATGGGGAGAAGGGTGAGTTTGAAACAGCATTATTAGAAATAGAAAAAATAGCTCTTTTTCGTTTACGTGAATTAATTCAAAATGAGGAGTGATTCTATGGGGAAAGAACGTTATGTATCGTATGGAAAAGGTGATGTATTTGCATATCGTACATTTTTGAAGCCGTTGAATGGAGTGAAACAAATTCCAGAGTCTAATTTTACAGAAAGGAGCAATATTGTTTTTGGGGTAAATGTAAAAGTGGAGGTTGGTGGTGAAAAACTGCTTCCTTCATTTACAGAAGGAGATAATAGTCTTGTGGTTGCGACAGATTCTATGAAAAATTTTGTTCAAAGGCACTTGGGTAGCTATGAGGGTTCCACCATTGAAGGATTTATTCAATATGTTGGCGAAGAGTTTTTAAAGAAATATGAACATATTGATACGATTAAATTAATTGGGGAAGAAGTTCCGTTTGAACCATCAACTAGACTTTCAGCTAGTGGTCTAGTTGAAAGTGATTTAGTGTTTAAGCATTCCCGGAATGAAAAGGTTGTTGCTCAAATTGAAATGATTCGAACTCAGAATGGGATTGAAGTTGTTGGACAGAATAGTGGAATTTTAGATTTGCAGTTAATTAAAGTGCGAGGTAATTCATTTGTTGGATTTATCAGGGATGAGTATACAACATTACCGGAGGATAGCAATCGACCGCTATTTATCTATTTAAATATCGGGTGGGAATATGAGGAATTACAAGATTCTACAGGAGTCGTGCCAAGCCTTTATGTTTGTGCAGAACAGATAAAAGATATTGTGACATCTGTTTTCCATGAACTTGAAACACCGTCTATTCAATACTTGATCTTTTTAATTGGTTGTCGAGTGCTGGAAAGATTCCCGCAATTAATAGAAGTTCATTTTCAATCGCAAAACCATACTTGGGATTCAGTGGTGGAAGATATTCCAAATTCAGAAGGGAAAGTTTATACAGAACCACGCCCTCCTTACGGCTTCCAACAATTTTCAGTTACAAAAGAAGATCTTCAACAAAATAAAGAATATGCCGATACAAACAATCTTTCTAAATAAGGATTTGATAGAATGGTAGGATTGACAACACATATATTGGATTTAACACATGGTACACCGGCTGCGGGTGTGGACATTCAATTAATTAGGATCGTTGATTCAACACACACTTTACTAAAAACATCTATAACAAATGAAGATGGTCGCTTAAATGAACCGCTTTTATCTTGTGAAGAAATGGTAGTAGGTGAATATGAGTTACTATTTTTTATTGGAGACTATTTTAGGGGTATGGAAGCTACGTTATCAGAACCTGCATTTTTAAATAAAATATCCGTACGGTTTGGAATATCAGATGCTGATTCGCATTATCATGTGCCGTTGCTCGTATCTCCTTGGGGATATCAAGTTTACAGAGGAAGTTAATCGCAAAAATATTTTGGGGTGAAGTCTAATGATTTCGCCCTCTTTCATATATTTAATGTTTGTTTAATTGTTTTAAAAGCTATGTATGAGCAGTTCTATCTTACAAATTTTTTTTATAAGAAATGTTATTGAAATTAAAGGTGAATTTCCATTTATTGTTGAAAGTATCAATAGTTGAAATTTAAAATTAATTTCTACCGAAGAAGGTGTGATTTTGAATAATGTAAATGTTCATAACGATGAGGAAATAGATCATTTTAGGAAAGAAAATGAACAATTAAAGTTGGAAATTGAGTATTTAACGCATGAGCTAAATGCCTCTAAGGAAAGTAGAGCTCGAGAATCAGATAAAAGTGATATAAGATTCAAACGGTTATTTAATCATCTTACTGATGCTGTTTACTATTTTAAGATTTATGACGATGGAAGTGCGGGTAATTTTATTGAAGTGAATGAAACTGCTTGTCAACGATTAGGGTACACCCGGGAAGAAATGCTTGCTTTATCACCAAAGGATATTGATGGGCTTGAGACAGGGGAAATGAAGCCGATTATTAAAGATGTATACGATAACGACTCAATTATTTTTGAAACCGTTCATGTTTGTAAAAATGGGGGTAGAATTCCTGTTGAAATTAAGACTCATAGGTTTGTGGTAGAGGGGGAGATGTATCTACTTTCAGTTTGTCGTGATATTACTGAAAGAAAAAATTCAGAAAGAGAGATTCGAGAGGCTAAGGAACAGTTTGAAAATATCGTGGAATCTTCTACTAACGGAATTACAATCCTGCAAGATGGAAAATGGGTATTTGTGAATAAGGCGGCCCTAACTCTTTTTGATGCTAAAACGAAGGAAGAGCTACTAGGGAGAAGTATTTATGATATGTTGCACCCGGAGTTTCATATGGAATGTAAGGAGATTGTAAAGAAAGGTGGAATTCACCCTAGGCTTTATCGTGTTTGGACTACTCTACGCGGGAAAGAAGTACATACGGAAGTGGTATCAATTCCTACTACCTTTCAGGGGAAAGATGCCAATGAGTTAATCATTCAAGATATAACGGAACAGAAAAAATCAGACTCAATGATGATTCAGGCAGAAAAAATGAATGTGGTAGGGCAACTAGCAGCTGGAATTGCGCATGAAATAAGAAATCCTTTAACTGCTTTAAAAGGTTTTGTTCAATTATTTCGCTCAGGAACGATACCGAATGAAATGTTTTTAAATATTATGGAGGCTGAGTTGGAACGGATAGATGTTATCTCGAGTGAGTTTCTAACGCTAGCTCAACCCGCAAATAGTGATTTTGCTACTGTTGATATTAGAGATTTAGTGAGTAATGTTATCGATTTATTGGATACGGAAGCTTTCAAAAAATCAATATCTTTTGTTGTTGAAAATAACGCTATAGCAACAGCTGTTAATGGAATTGGTTCACAACTAAAGCAAGTGTTCATTAATTTGATTAAAAACGCAATTGAAGTGATGCAAAACGAGGGGACTATAACCATTACATTTAAAAATCATGAAGGATTTATTCTTATCTCTGTACATGATGAAGGTGTAGGGATGAGTGAAGAGCAGCTGAAGCGGTTGGGAGAACCATTTTACACAACAAAACAAAATGGTACAGGACTAGGCCTTATGGTTACTTATCGAATTATTAATCAGCATAATGGGGTAGTGGATGTTGAGAGTAAAGTTAACGCAGGGACAACTTTTACAGTGAAATTACCGCTGATTGCTAAGGTAGAGTGAGCTCTCAAGTTTATTGATTGTAAATATAGTGTGAGGTGTTTTAAACAAACTGAGAGCTTGGAATGGGACACCAGGCTCCTTAATTATTTTTTAATTCTTAGTTGTACCGTAAATTAGTGCTTTGATTCTAAAAGCAAGGCGGAGACGTAACGTTTCGTCGGGTTCTTTTAAGCTTCTTCCGATCATTTCCTCGCATTTTTCCAACCGATAAATAACAGTATTTCGATGAACATATAGTTTTTTTGCAGTTTCTGATAACTGGCAATGTGTTTCTAGATAAACAGATAAAGTATGGAGCAGGACTTGATGATCCTTTTTAGTATCGTTGGCAAAAGCTTGGAATGTATCGTCATAAAACTTTTTTAAATAATCATAAGGAACCATTCGTAAAATTTCCGGTACTTCCTTTGGTTGATAAATCTCAATAAATTGCTTTTTACCTGACATCCTTCCGAAATATAGAGCCTCTGTTGCTTCTTTGTATGACACGGTAACATGTGTAAGTTCTTCAGCGTACATGCTTATTCCAAATGAAAGATTTTCTTTAAAATGAATTCCTATTCTCATTTGTAGTTTTTCTAATAACTGAACAAATGAATCTTCATTTTCCTTTCTTGCACCATTTAATTCTAACAAAAAAATGTAAAATTGTTCGTTAGAAAAGAGATGGATTTTTTCCTCGAAGTTTTGTAGCTCATACTCAATTGTATCGTAAATTAATTCCTTTTCTGACTGAAACTGCAGATAAGATTTGTCTTTGTCATCATCATCTATTTGTCCGACAGCACATAAATATCGTTGATCCTCTATTAGTCCGAATTCTTTTCCACGACTAATGATCTCTTCTTGTGTTGAAAATGCATCATTAATGAAATTGGAAAAAAATTCATCTTGTAGGCGCCTTGTCATTTGCTTTAAAGCATGTTCTTTCATTAATTCAAATGAAATAACGTTTGTTGCTTGTTCAATCGTTAAGATAGTGGAACGATCTGTGGGTGGGATGTTACCTAAAACACAAAGATAGTTGGACTGCCTATGCGTGTAAACTGGAAAAATCGTCACTGTGTCTTTGTTGTTATTTAATAGTGAAAAAGCTGTATATGATGCTTTTGAAAGGTGAAACAGATATTCATTTGCGATTGTATCTAAATACAAATAAATATTTGTTTGCCAATTTAGTTTTGTAAGTGGAAGTAAATGATCATTTACTAAAAATACAGGTGAATCAATAAGGCTGGATAAGTTATCTAAAATTTTATGAATACCCTGTCCATTCATAATTTGATTTGTAAATTGTTGGTGAGCATCCATAGCATGATGAAGTTCATTTGTTCGAATTTCTAGAATATGACTAAGTGATTTGTTAACAATATCTCCAAGTGATGTATCAACAGGAAGCTCTAGCAGTGGAATATTAAGCTTGTTAGCGAGAGTGATCACATCTCTAGGAATCTCCTGTAAAAAACGCTTCGTTTTAATCCCTAATCCTGCACATCCTTGCTTCTCCATTTCTTTAATAAGCTGAAGCAATGCCTGAAGGTCATCTTTAAAATGAAAGGCTGTTGTAACAAGAAGTTCGTCTTTTTTTAAAAAGTGAATAATGTCAGGTGCATCCATCATATTAACTGTGTTCACTTCACGATCAGTTCCTTGCTGCCCACCCAGTAATTTTGCTCCGTGAAAAACAGAAAGATTCAGTAAATCAATTAATCTCATAAATGGTCATCCTTTTTGTTAGGTAATTTCCTTAGGTTAAAAGATTTGAAGTTTATTTGTATAAAATAAACAAAGAAATCAATAGATGTTCTACATATATGTGAATGATTTTTATTCATGTCTATTTTAAAATTAGATTATATTACTTTTCGTGTCAATAAATATAACATCATTATAAGAAATAGATTAGGGGGAATGGATTGGTTATGGAAGAGAAAGAATCATCTGCCTTATTTATAGAAATTGAACAGATGGTTGAGTGGCTGGCTCAATTCGGAAGAAGTCAGAGTGGTGGTGTGACAAGATTATTATATACAGATGCTTGGCAGGAGGCTCAATATGCACTTAAAAAGAAAATGGAGCAGCTTGGCCTAATAACAAATTTTGACGATGTTGGTAATTTATTTGGAAGATTAAAAGGAACCCAAGAAGATGCTGCTACAATTTTAACAGGATCACATATTGATACGGTTAGAGATGGTGGGAAATATGATGGTGCATATGGAATCATTGCAGCTGTAATAGCTGTTCAGCTTTTGCGGGAACAGTATGGAACTCCTAAGAAAAATATAGAGGTTGTCTCTTTGTGCGAAGAAGAGGGAAGTCGCTTTCCGATGACTTATTGGGGATCGGGTA
This genomic stretch from Metabacillus sp. B2-18 harbors:
- a CDS encoding nucleobase:cation symporter-2 family protein; this translates as MESGGVGGFKLFSLGLQHVLAMYAGAILVPLIVGRALNLSSEQLAYLVAIDLLTCGIATLLQAWKNRYFGIGLPVVLGSSFVAVTPMIAIGSQYGVSAIYGSIIAGGLFILLFASFFGKLIKLFPPVVTGSVVTIIGLSLVPTGIRNMAGGNGSPDFGSSTNLLLSFGVLALILFLNRFLKGFAQALSVLIGIVAGTLVASMLGKVDFTDVAEASWLHLPELFYFGAPSFEVGPILTMMIVCLVIVIESTGVFLALSKICDQELKEKDFVRGYRAEGLAITLGGLFNAFPYNTFAQNVGLVQLSKVKTKNVVVAAGMILIGLGLVPKIAAIATIIPSPVLGGATVVMFGMVISSGIKMLGAVDFSDQHNMLVIACSLSLGLGATVVPDLFAGLPQALRIIVSDGIITGSLTAILLNLFFVVRKKSNTVPIDDNKSIA
- a CDS encoding GerAB/ArcD/ProY family transporter; translation: MIKYNISLFQFALLLANFMIPASLISLPQVLTQISNQNTWMIPILVFPVFFLIFFLCLGKNVDPVQHSRLDKAFTVVIGVFLIFVYIRDLRLFIDYVSSYLLPTTPIEIISIVLTLTLLYVSAAGLEVIARITVIQFIVLAVVVLVAPILVINELDVRNITPIINNEQMGNLAKSSYLFFPWMGEALISCYLIRFLSKQRGIKKGVLLGSSLGFLLIFIVIIVDIAVLGEKIMTIATYPTLLMVQEINITDFLDRLDLILVTIWMPTLFSKLALALYCIVHSLFPLKDEGTKLIMTPVSLFLGILAIILFESNTMHLEFTFQTWTVIGLLLEILLIGLLIVSRIRKKIGNKKSDTEY
- a CDS encoding PAS domain S-box protein — translated: MNNVNVHNDEEIDHFRKENEQLKLEIEYLTHELNASKESRARESDKSDIRFKRLFNHLTDAVYYFKIYDDGSAGNFIEVNETACQRLGYTREEMLALSPKDIDGLETGEMKPIIKDVYDNDSIIFETVHVCKNGGRIPVEIKTHRFVVEGEMYLLSVCRDITERKNSEREIREAKEQFENIVESSTNGITILQDGKWVFVNKAALTLFDAKTKEELLGRSIYDMLHPEFHMECKEIVKKGGIHPRLYRVWTTLRGKEVHTEVVSIPTTFQGKDANELIIQDITEQKKSDSMMIQAEKMNVVGQLAAGIAHEIRNPLTALKGFVQLFRSGTIPNEMFLNIMEAELERIDVISSEFLTLAQPANSDFATVDIRDLVSNVIDLLDTEAFKKSISFVVENNAIATAVNGIGSQLKQVFINLIKNAIEVMQNEGTITITFKNHEGFILISVHDEGVGMSEEQLKRLGEPFYTTKQNGTGLGLMVTYRIINQHNGVVDVESKVNAGTTFTVKLPLIAKVE
- a CDS encoding PucR family transcriptional regulator, coding for MRLIDLLNLSVFHGAKLLGGQQGTDREVNTVNMMDAPDIIHFLKKDELLVTTAFHFKDDLQALLQLIKEMEKQGCAGLGIKTKRFLQEIPRDVITLANKLNIPLLELPVDTSLGDIVNKSLSHILEIRTNELHHAMDAHQQFTNQIMNGQGIHKILDNLSSLIDSPVFLVNDHLLPLTKLNWQTNIYLYLDTIANEYLFHLSKASYTAFSLLNNNKDTVTIFPVYTHRQSNYLCVLGNIPPTDRSTILTIEQATNVISFELMKEHALKQMTRRLQDEFFSNFINDAFSTQEEIISRGKEFGLIEDQRYLCAVGQIDDDDKDKSYLQFQSEKELIYDTIEYELQNFEEKIHLFSNEQFYIFLLELNGARKENEDSFVQLLEKLQMRIGIHFKENLSFGISMYAEELTHVTVSYKEATEALYFGRMSGKKQFIEIYQPKEVPEILRMVPYDYLKKFYDDTFQAFANDTKKDHQVLLHTLSVYLETHCQLSETAKKLYVHRNTVIYRLEKCEEMIGRSLKEPDETLRLRLAFRIKALIYGTTKN
- the pucL gene encoding factor-independent urate hydroxylase → MGKERYVSYGKGDVFAYRTFLKPLNGVKQIPESNFTERSNIVFGVNVKVEVGGEKLLPSFTEGDNSLVVATDSMKNFVQRHLGSYEGSTIEGFIQYVGEEFLKKYEHIDTIKLIGEEVPFEPSTRLSASGLVESDLVFKHSRNEKVVAQIEMIRTQNGIEVVGQNSGILDLQLIKVRGNSFVGFIRDEYTTLPEDSNRPLFIYLNIGWEYEELQDSTGVVPSLYVCAEQIKDIVTSVFHELETPSIQYLIFLIGCRVLERFPQLIEVHFQSQNHTWDSVVEDIPNSEGKVYTEPRPPYGFQQFSVTKEDLQQNKEYADTNNLSK
- the uraH gene encoding hydroxyisourate hydrolase, coding for MVGLTTHILDLTHGTPAAGVDIQLIRIVDSTHTLLKTSITNEDGRLNEPLLSCEEMVVGEYELLFFIGDYFRGMEATLSEPAFLNKISVRFGISDADSHYHVPLLVSPWGYQVYRGS
- the uraD gene encoding 2-oxo-4-hydroxy-4-carboxy-5-ureidoimidazoline decarboxylase, whose translation is MVSIKQLNNVSHSNFIDMLKDIFEHSPWIPERTWDCRPFSTVEDLHGKMIGRVNEASDEEKLRLIHAHPNLGTRLAMSNSSVQEQTNAGLSELTAEEYEHFSLLNKRYMEKFGFPFIMAVKGRTKDEIYSFMEKRISHGEKGEFETALLEIEKIALFRLRELIQNEE